One Streptomyces lincolnensis genomic region harbors:
- a CDS encoding NAD-dependent epimerase/dehydratase family protein, which produces MRVFVAGGTGVLGRRLVPRLVARGHQVTATTTSAAKLDLLERLGAEGVVMDGLDPMSVGEAVAQARPDTLVHQMTAISVTHAGKPDMKHMDRWFATTIRLRTEGTDHLLAAAEATGVRHVVAQSYGGWNGLREGGWVKTEQDPLDPYTGTAAQPGMEAIRHVEDAVVSAGGAVLRYGWFYGPDAMDDLTAPLRKRQFPVVGGGTGHCSWVHLDDATDATVLAVEQQVRGIFNIVDDDPAPASEWLPHLAACAGAKRPLRVPTWLARPLAGEVAVRLMTEGRAFSNTKARRELGWEPGHPSWRRGFEEALAGRGAGGGGRA; this is translated from the coding sequence ATGCGGGTGTTCGTGGCAGGCGGGACGGGGGTCCTCGGACGGCGGCTGGTGCCGCGGCTCGTGGCCAGGGGCCACCAGGTGACGGCCACGACGACGAGCGCGGCCAAGCTGGACCTGCTGGAGCGACTGGGCGCCGAGGGCGTCGTCATGGACGGGCTGGACCCGATGTCGGTCGGCGAGGCGGTGGCCCAGGCCCGGCCGGACACCCTCGTCCACCAGATGACCGCGATCTCCGTGACCCACGCGGGCAAGCCCGACATGAAACACATGGACCGCTGGTTCGCGACCACCATCCGGCTGCGCACCGAGGGCACGGACCACCTCCTCGCCGCCGCCGAGGCGACCGGCGTGCGGCACGTCGTCGCGCAGAGCTACGGCGGCTGGAACGGCCTGCGCGAGGGCGGCTGGGTCAAGACCGAACAGGACCCGCTGGACCCGTACACCGGCACGGCGGCCCAGCCCGGCATGGAGGCCATCCGCCACGTCGAGGACGCCGTCGTCTCCGCAGGCGGCGCGGTCCTGCGCTACGGCTGGTTCTACGGCCCGGACGCCATGGACGACCTGACCGCACCCCTGCGCAAGCGGCAGTTCCCGGTCGTCGGCGGCGGTACCGGGCACTGCTCCTGGGTGCATCTGGACGACGCCACCGACGCCACCGTCCTGGCCGTGGAACAGCAGGTACGGGGCATCTTCAACATCGTCGACGACGATCCCGCCCCGGCCAGCGAGTGGCTGCCCCACCTGGCCGCGTGCGCGGGGGCGAAACGGCCACTGCGCGTACCCACCTGGCTGGCCCGGCCGCTCGCCGGGGAGGTGGCGGTACGCCTGATGACCGAGGGCCGCGCCTTCTCCAACACCAAGGCCAGGCGGGAACTCGGCTGGGAGCCCGGCCATCCGTCCTGGCGCCGGGGCTTCGAGGAGGCGCTGGCGGGTCGGGGGGCGGGCGGAGGGGGACGGGCGTGA
- a CDS encoding RNA polymerase sigma-70 factor encodes MSRTEEFEELRPLLFAIAYRILGSVSEAEDAVQETWLRYETTPTRPVSPKAFLSAVVTRVSIDVLRSARVRREQYVGPWFPEPLLTDPYQDPERSAELADSLSMAALVLLERLSPLERAVFVLREVFGFGFAEIASAVGRSEAACRQLAVRARRHVDEGRPRFEADRKERERLAERFFDAFREGDVDGLRELLAADVHMVGDGGGKAPQWANEIVGVHKVSRLLAAMFAPLMEVGVTVEPHPVNGQPGALFRDREGRILNTLSLDITDGRIQTIRSVINPDKLAHVGPVADAWAVTREAQRARRAHITEGAAAEGR; translated from the coding sequence GTGAGCCGTACCGAGGAGTTCGAGGAGCTGCGGCCGCTGCTCTTCGCGATCGCCTACCGGATCCTCGGCAGTGTGAGCGAGGCGGAGGACGCCGTCCAGGAGACCTGGCTGCGCTACGAGACCACCCCGACCCGGCCCGTGTCCCCCAAGGCCTTCCTCTCGGCGGTGGTCACCCGCGTCTCGATCGACGTCCTGCGCTCGGCCCGCGTACGCCGTGAGCAGTACGTCGGTCCATGGTTCCCGGAGCCGCTGCTGACCGACCCCTACCAGGACCCCGAGCGCTCGGCGGAGCTGGCCGACTCCTTGTCCATGGCGGCCCTGGTGCTGCTGGAGCGGCTCAGCCCGCTCGAACGGGCGGTCTTCGTCCTCCGGGAGGTGTTCGGGTTCGGCTTCGCCGAGATCGCGTCCGCCGTGGGACGCTCGGAGGCCGCGTGCCGCCAGCTCGCGGTACGGGCGCGCCGGCACGTGGACGAGGGCCGGCCCCGCTTCGAGGCCGACCGCAAGGAGCGCGAGCGACTCGCCGAGCGTTTCTTCGACGCCTTCCGGGAGGGCGACGTCGACGGCCTGCGCGAACTCCTCGCCGCCGACGTCCACATGGTCGGCGACGGTGGCGGCAAGGCCCCCCAGTGGGCCAACGAGATCGTCGGCGTCCACAAGGTCTCCCGCCTCCTCGCCGCGATGTTCGCCCCGCTCATGGAGGTCGGCGTCACGGTCGAACCCCACCCGGTCAACGGCCAACCGGGCGCCCTCTTCCGCGACCGCGAGGGCAGGATCCTCAACACCCTCTCCCTCGACATCACCGACGGCCGGATCCAGACCATCCGCTCCGTCATCAACCCCGACAAGCTGGCCCACGTGGGCCCGGTGGCCGACGCCTGGGCGGTGACCCGGGAGGCCCAACGCGCGCGGCGGGCCCACATCACGGAAGGGGCAGCCGCCGAAGGACGGTGA